From a region of the Halolamina sp. CBA1230 genome:
- a CDS encoding signal peptidase I, producing MSRIDGISPRHVAGLVVLLLVLAPFVAYTVPAAVGADESYIVLTGSMRPAIDPGAVVFVSATPAAGISVGDVITYDRGGDVPTTHRVIEVVERDGDVQFRTQGDANEDPDAALVQPEQVIGVVAFSVPYVGSVMLAANSQLGFAALVVVPFVLLLLDVGYGAVARRRNPPAADDADVPVVYDPARAAAAYYDAAEERLREAEALAGTGGVSSRDMTASMLLAAALAVYAGWNAYWQFDALGAPRAETMSVLSGALVCLAFLGYLRVTAEDGATDQPGVDHSTVAPPPVAPERGIGPTPAAQPGDGTAPPRQQHATAHRSNGHAAADPRGGPFAAVDPASHAGEEVTDAE from the coding sequence ATGAGCCGCATCGACGGGATCTCACCCCGACACGTCGCCGGGCTGGTCGTGCTGCTGCTCGTGCTCGCACCGTTCGTGGCGTACACCGTGCCGGCGGCGGTCGGCGCCGACGAGAGCTACATCGTGCTCACCGGGAGCATGCGCCCGGCGATCGACCCCGGGGCCGTGGTGTTCGTCAGCGCCACCCCCGCGGCGGGGATCAGCGTCGGCGACGTGATCACGTACGACCGCGGCGGTGACGTGCCGACGACCCACCGCGTGATCGAGGTCGTCGAACGCGACGGCGACGTGCAGTTCCGCACGCAGGGCGACGCCAACGAGGACCCCGACGCCGCGCTGGTCCAGCCCGAGCAGGTGATCGGCGTGGTGGCGTTCTCGGTGCCGTACGTCGGCAGCGTGATGCTGGCCGCGAACAGCCAGCTCGGTTTCGCCGCGCTGGTGGTCGTTCCGTTCGTGCTGCTGCTGCTCGACGTGGGGTACGGCGCGGTCGCTCGGCGACGGAACCCCCCGGCCGCCGACGACGCCGACGTGCCGGTCGTCTACGATCCGGCACGCGCCGCGGCGGCGTACTACGACGCCGCCGAGGAACGGCTCCGCGAGGCGGAGGCGCTCGCCGGCACCGGCGGCGTGTCGAGCCGGGATATGACGGCGTCGATGCTGCTCGCGGCGGCGCTGGCGGTTTACGCCGGCTGGAACGCCTACTGGCAGTTCGACGCCCTCGGCGCCCCGCGTGCGGAGACCATGTCGGTGCTCTCGGGCGCGCTGGTCTGTCTGGCGTTCCTCGGCTACCTCCGGGTCACTGCCGAGGACGGCGCGACCGACCAGCCGGGCGTCGATCACTCGACCGTCGCTCCCCCGCCCGTCGCGCCGGAGCGCGGGATCGGTCCTACGCCCGCAGCGCAGCCGGGGGACGGCACGGCACCGCCTCGGCAGCAACACGCCACAGCCCACCGATCGAACGGGCACGCGGCTGCAGACCCCCGCGGGGGGCCGTTCGCCGCCGTCGACCCCGCGTCACACGCGGGGGAGGAGGTGACCGATGCGGAGTAG
- the pstB gene encoding phosphate ABC transporter ATP-binding protein PstB: MNEGSSGDEYAVGVPEGRGRDRDADGEASTIIESRDLSVWYNDDQALRSVSMEIPENRVTAMIGPSGCGKSTYLRSINRMNDLIDAARVEGEMLFDGKNVYDDDVDPVALRRRIGMVFQQPNPFPKSIYDNVAYGLRLQDRTENLDEKVEDALRHAALWDEVKDQLDQSGLDLSGGQQQRLCIARAIAVDPQVVLMDEPASALDPVATSKIEDLLDEMAEEYTVVIVTHNMQQAARISDKTAVFLTGGELVEFDDTDKVFENPENERVEDYITGKFG, encoded by the coding sequence ATGAACGAGGGATCGAGCGGCGACGAGTACGCGGTGGGCGTCCCCGAGGGGCGGGGACGGGACCGGGACGCCGACGGCGAGGCGTCGACGATCATCGAGAGCCGCGACCTGAGCGTCTGGTACAACGACGATCAGGCACTGCGGTCAGTGAGCATGGAGATCCCGGAGAACCGGGTGACCGCGATGATCGGCCCGTCGGGCTGTGGGAAGTCCACCTACCTCCGGAGCATCAACCGGATGAACGACCTGATCGACGCCGCGCGCGTCGAGGGGGAGATGCTGTTCGACGGGAAGAACGTTTACGACGACGACGTGGACCCCGTGGCGCTGCGGCGGCGCATCGGGATGGTGTTCCAGCAGCCAAACCCCTTCCCCAAGAGCATCTACGACAACGTCGCCTACGGCCTGCGCCTGCAGGACCGGACCGAGAACCTCGACGAGAAAGTCGAGGACGCGCTCCGGCACGCCGCGCTGTGGGACGAGGTGAAAGACCAGCTCGACCAGTCCGGGCTCGATCTCTCGGGCGGGCAGCAGCAGCGACTCTGCATCGCCCGCGCGATCGCGGTCGACCCCCAGGTGGTGCTGATGGACGAGCCCGCGTCCGCACTCGACCCCGTCGCGACCTCGAAGATCGAGGACTTGCTCGACGAGATGGCCGAGGAGTACACGGTCGTGATCGTCACGCACAACATGCAGCAGGCCGCCCGCATCTCCGACAAGACCGCCGTGTTCCTGACCGGCGGCGAGCTCGTGGAGTTCGACGACACCGACAAGGTGTTCGAGAATCCCGAGAACGAGCGGGTGGAGGACTACATCACCGGGAAGTTCGGGTAG
- the pstC gene encoding phosphate ABC transporter permease subunit PstC — protein MSGDEATELTRRTQNSSRELLAKSFFFACAALSVVTTLSIIGLLVYEASKFFAATAPLLGVQGETATLTEFFTGAEWSLQGPDLGVMPLVSATLMVTFGAGLIAIPLGVATALYLSEYASESARSYLKPALEILAGIPSIIYGIFAVAYITPALDAFVQIEGLFNIASACVVVGIMILPMVASVSEDAMQAVPDDLRQAGYGMGATKYEVSTGIVVPAAISGIFSSFILALSRAIGETMAVTLATGSLAREFDPTELSSYLALLDPDSYFEPGMTMTAAMVQLLTGDVTGGGLAYRSLFAVGLVLFVITLGMNVLSDLIANRYQEEYQ, from the coding sequence ATGAGCGGGGACGAGGCGACCGAACTGACGCGACGAACCCAGAACTCCTCGCGGGAGCTGCTGGCGAAGTCCTTCTTCTTCGCGTGTGCGGCGCTGTCGGTGGTGACCACGCTGAGCATCATCGGCCTGCTGGTGTACGAGGCGTCGAAGTTCTTCGCCGCCACCGCCCCCCTACTGGGCGTTCAGGGCGAGACCGCCACGCTGACGGAGTTTTTCACCGGCGCGGAGTGGAGCCTGCAGGGGCCGGATCTCGGCGTGATGCCGTTGGTTTCCGCGACGCTGATGGTGACCTTCGGTGCGGGGCTGATCGCGATCCCGCTCGGGGTGGCGACGGCGCTCTATCTCAGCGAGTACGCGAGCGAGAGCGCGCGCTCCTACCTCAAGCCCGCGCTCGAAATCCTCGCGGGCATCCCTTCGATCATCTACGGGATCTTCGCGGTGGCCTACATCACCCCCGCGCTCGACGCGTTCGTGCAGATCGAGGGGCTGTTCAACATCGCTTCGGCCTGTGTGGTCGTCGGCATCATGATCCTCCCGATGGTCGCCTCGGTCTCCGAGGACGCGATGCAGGCAGTGCCCGACGATCTCCGACAGGCCGGCTACGGGATGGGCGCGACCAAGTACGAGGTCTCGACGGGGATCGTCGTCCCGGCAGCCATCTCGGGGATCTTCTCCTCCTTTATCCTCGCGCTCTCGCGCGCGATCGGCGAGACGATGGCGGTCACGCTCGCCACCGGGTCGCTCGCCCGGGAGTTCGATCCCACCGAACTCTCGTCGTACCTCGCGCTGCTCGACCCCGACTCCTACTTCGAACCGGGGATGACGATGACGGCGGCGATGGTCCAGCTGCTGACCGGCGACGTGACCGGCGGCGGTCTGGCCTACCGTAGCCTGTTCGCGGTGGGGCTGGTGCTGTTCGTGATCACGCTCGGGATGAACGTGTTGAGCGACCTGATCGCCAACCGCTACCAGGAGGAGTACCAATGA
- the pstA gene encoding phosphate ABC transporter permease PstA: MSSETVEAFGRVSRRVGTVFRYGLLASTLVGILMLAVLLVYVLNDAIQPLTADPGWHLTFLLSFVLPTAGVGWWCYRRSYGTLTTGLLGVVMPAVAALYAGGLAALFIDVIPTLVWLSFVVALAVPAGVVVALDRTDRNIPFLVELGTVLAVTAGSLLVIPGLVQEFPTVPADWMVLVLTLGIPEALLLGRWFGGRWGQRAGRIAGAAILLGSAAGGVVGMVTGLGAIPGVALALFAVVPTGLYVAIVVKERPERRVGLLLPAVVVGGALTGELLVGALGFAGPESWVDWGFLTSTIQSGANPSEVGIYSGIVGTILLMFVVAAIAVPAGVGAAVYLEEYAPDTTLTRIIDVNISNLAGVPSVVYGLLGLGLFVRHGGQPTGTLLVGGATLALLVFPIVIISSREAIRAVPDSARQASYGMGATRWQTVKNVVLPRAFPGILTGTILALSRAIGETAPLLVIGAAQVFGVPNSWDSAIGAMPLQLYVWASTYASPAFYTTVLAAGIVVLLTAMLSMNSIAIYVRNHYEQR; the protein is encoded by the coding sequence ATGAGCAGCGAAACCGTCGAGGCGTTCGGCCGCGTGAGTCGTCGCGTCGGCACCGTCTTCCGGTACGGCCTGCTCGCGTCGACGCTCGTGGGTATCCTGATGCTCGCCGTGTTGCTAGTGTACGTCCTCAACGACGCGATCCAGCCGCTGACGGCCGATCCGGGCTGGCATCTCACCTTCCTGCTCAGCTTCGTCCTCCCGACGGCCGGGGTGGGCTGGTGGTGCTACCGGCGGAGCTACGGCACGCTCACGACCGGGCTGCTCGGGGTCGTGATGCCGGCGGTCGCGGCGCTGTACGCCGGCGGGCTGGCCGCGCTGTTCATCGACGTGATCCCGACGTTGGTCTGGCTCTCCTTCGTCGTCGCGCTCGCGGTGCCCGCCGGCGTCGTCGTCGCGCTGGACCGGACCGACCGGAATATCCCGTTCCTCGTTGAGCTAGGGACGGTGCTCGCCGTGACGGCTGGGTCGCTGCTGGTGATCCCGGGACTCGTTCAGGAGTTCCCGACCGTGCCGGCCGACTGGATGGTGCTCGTACTGACCCTGGGGATCCCGGAGGCGCTCCTGCTCGGGCGCTGGTTCGGTGGCCGCTGGGGCCAGCGTGCGGGCCGGATCGCCGGCGCGGCGATCCTGCTCGGGAGTGCCGCCGGCGGTGTCGTCGGTATGGTGACGGGGCTCGGCGCCATCCCGGGCGTCGCGCTCGCACTGTTCGCCGTCGTGCCGACCGGGCTGTACGTCGCCATCGTCGTGAAGGAGCGTCCCGAACGCCGCGTCGGCCTGCTGCTGCCCGCGGTCGTCGTCGGCGGCGCACTGACGGGTGAACTGCTCGTCGGCGCGCTGGGGTTCGCCGGCCCCGAGTCGTGGGTCGACTGGGGGTTCCTGACCAGCACGATCCAGAGCGGCGCCAACCCGAGCGAGGTCGGGATCTACTCCGGGATCGTGGGGACGATCCTGCTGATGTTCGTCGTCGCCGCGATCGCGGTGCCGGCGGGCGTCGGCGCGGCAGTGTACCTGGAGGAGTACGCCCCCGACACCACCCTCACGCGGATCATCGACGTGAACATCAGCAACCTCGCCGGCGTGCCGAGCGTGGTGTACGGCCTGCTGGGGCTGGGGCTGTTCGTCCGCCACGGCGGCCAGCCGACCGGGACGCTGCTGGTCGGCGGCGCGACGCTCGCACTGCTGGTGTTCCCCATCGTGATCATCTCCTCGCGGGAGGCGATCCGGGCGGTGCCGGATTCGGCGCGGCAGGCCTCCTACGGGATGGGGGCGACGCGCTGGCAGACGGTCAAGAACGTCGTCCTGCCCCGGGCGTTCCCGGGGATCCTGACGGGGACGATCCTCGCGCTCTCGCGGGCGATCGGCGAGACAGCGCCGCTGCTGGTGATCGGCGCCGCGCAGGTGTTCGGGGTGCCCAACTCCTGGGACTCCGCTATCGGCGCGATGCCGCTCCAGCTGTACGTCTGGGCGTCGACGTACGCCAGCCCGGCGTTCTACACGACCGTCCTCGCGGCGGGTATCGTGGTGCTGCTGACCGCGATGCTGAGCATGAACTCGATCGCGATCTACGTACGCAACCACTATGAGCAACGCTGA
- a CDS encoding SipW-dependent-type signal peptide-containing protein yields MSEKHRITTTRRNVLLGLGTVGLASAGAGLGTTAYFSDTESFLGNSLDAGEFDLRVRYVGQYNEAGEPMWGQSFGIIDGVDSIMGGAPASESAFGFVVDDLKPGDSGVGEFCFQIIDNPGYVTVSGEVTENDENGYTEPEPTTAADGDVNDPGDPDGEGELLDALQVAVSYSDGSYSDLNTGSPPTYLSGTAKGDVFEGSLREFFASEHLFDADPSTDAPDPVPGTDDATEFAEPCLLFELEVPTTAGNELQTDLLGFSVVFSAIQARHNTVVTSDVGSGFVDVAQSVNVNNGYGDDGEGFASKTITGRARHGDSAGAATYELATGTASPTGDQQQIDWAPSIGNTTDFAFTYDADAGDATLAIDGAAASTISGVSAPAGRIGLQAKADEATVAVENVQLSADGTPVTVVGPDEVTATNDGAGREIRYLVLETDAADLADGFEITGDLRLEVQGDFDGGHEDFGFDVVVE; encoded by the coding sequence ATGAGCGAGAAACACCGTATCACGACAACGCGGCGCAACGTACTCCTCGGACTCGGCACCGTCGGTCTCGCCTCCGCGGGCGCGGGCCTGGGGACGACAGCGTACTTCAGCGACACCGAGTCGTTCCTCGGCAACAGCCTCGACGCCGGCGAGTTCGACCTCCGGGTGCGCTACGTCGGCCAGTACAACGAGGCCGGCGAGCCCATGTGGGGGCAGTCCTTCGGCATCATCGACGGCGTCGACTCCATAATGGGGGGAGCGCCCGCCAGCGAGTCGGCGTTCGGCTTCGTCGTCGACGACCTCAAGCCCGGTGACTCGGGCGTCGGGGAGTTCTGCTTCCAGATCATCGACAACCCGGGCTACGTCACCGTCTCGGGCGAGGTGACCGAGAACGACGAGAACGGGTACACCGAGCCCGAGCCGACGACTGCCGCCGACGGCGACGTCAACGATCCGGGCGACCCCGACGGCGAGGGGGAGCTGCTCGACGCGCTCCAGGTCGCCGTCTCCTACTCCGACGGGAGCTACAGCGACCTCAACACCGGCAGCCCCCCGACGTACCTGAGCGGCACCGCGAAGGGCGACGTGTTCGAGGGGTCGCTCCGGGAGTTTTTCGCGAGCGAGCACCTGTTCGACGCCGACCCTTCGACGGACGCGCCCGACCCCGTCCCGGGGACGGACGACGCGACCGAGTTCGCCGAGCCGTGCCTGCTGTTCGAGCTGGAGGTGCCCACGACGGCGGGGAACGAGCTCCAGACCGACCTGCTCGGGTTCTCGGTCGTGTTCAGCGCGATCCAGGCCCGCCACAACACGGTCGTCACCAGCGACGTCGGCTCGGGGTTCGTCGACGTCGCCCAGTCGGTCAACGTCAACAACGGCTACGGCGACGACGGCGAGGGGTTCGCCTCGAAGACGATCACCGGCCGCGCGCGCCACGGCGACAGCGCGGGCGCGGCGACCTACGAGCTCGCGACCGGGACGGCCAGCCCCACCGGCGACCAGCAGCAGATCGACTGGGCGCCGTCCATCGGGAACACGACCGACTTCGCGTTCACCTACGACGCCGACGCCGGGGACGCGACGCTCGCCATCGACGGCGCCGCCGCCTCGACGATCTCGGGCGTGAGCGCACCCGCGGGCCGGATCGGCCTGCAGGCGAAGGCCGACGAGGCGACCGTCGCCGTCGAGAACGTCCAACTCAGCGCCGACGGCACCCCCGTGACGGTCGTGGGGCCCGACGAGGTCACCGCGACCAACGACGGGGCGGGGCGGGAGATCCGCTACCTCGTGCTGGAGACCGACGCCGCCGACCTCGCGGACGGGTTCGAGATCACCGGCGACCTCCGTCTCGAGGTCCAGGGCGACTTCGACGGAGGGCACGAGGACTTCGGCTTCGACGTCGTCGTCGAGTGA
- a CDS encoding phosphate uptake regulator PhoU, producing MAETRKVQVTGGSTFTVSIPKEWATENDVEAGSRVEFHPEDDSLILTPVSEEGRTEGSLDVAGLEGEELRRAVMTMYVSGFDVIAFEADRITTDQRREIRQAAQGLVGLEVLEETGDRVVVRDLLDSSELSIHNAVDRMRLIASSMLEDAVEALATGDDDLARDVIQRDDDVDRLYMVVSRIFRATLRSLSAAEELGLPRETCFDYHSSARQLERVADHATKIAHLSLELDGTPPEEVTESLRELQDAAAEVIEDAMAALVAEENDEAIQLANGARERVQEIDASARGIDELLRELDPARAQVLGLIVDSLSRSADYGGNVAETALQKAAPTP from the coding sequence ATGGCCGAGACTCGGAAGGTGCAGGTGACTGGCGGCTCGACGTTCACCGTGTCGATCCCGAAGGAGTGGGCGACCGAGAACGACGTCGAGGCGGGGAGCCGCGTCGAGTTCCACCCGGAGGACGACTCGTTGATCCTCACGCCCGTCAGCGAGGAGGGGCGCACGGAGGGGAGCCTCGACGTCGCCGGGCTGGAGGGAGAGGAGCTCCGACGGGCGGTGATGACGATGTACGTCTCGGGGTTCGACGTGATCGCCTTCGAGGCCGACCGCATCACGACCGACCAGCGCAGGGAGATCAGACAGGCAGCTCAGGGCCTCGTCGGGCTGGAGGTGCTCGAGGAGACCGGCGACCGCGTGGTCGTCCGCGACCTGCTCGACTCCTCGGAGCTGTCGATCCACAACGCGGTCGATCGGATGCGGCTGATCGCCTCGTCGATGCTCGAGGACGCCGTCGAGGCGCTGGCGACCGGCGACGACGACCTCGCGCGTGACGTGATCCAGCGCGACGACGACGTGGACCGACTGTACATGGTCGTCTCCCGGATCTTCCGGGCGACGCTGCGCAGCCTGAGCGCGGCCGAGGAGCTGGGGCTCCCCCGCGAGACCTGTTTCGACTACCACTCCAGCGCCCGCCAGCTCGAGCGCGTCGCCGACCACGCGACCAAGATCGCCCACCTCTCGCTGGAGTTGGACGGCACGCCGCCGGAGGAAGTGACCGAGTCGCTCCGCGAGCTCCAGGACGCCGCCGCCGAAGTCATCGAGGACGCGATGGCCGCGCTGGTGGCCGAGGAGAACGACGAGGCGATCCAGCTGGCCAACGGCGCCCGCGAGCGCGTCCAGGAGATCGACGCCAGCGCCCGCGGGATCGACGAACTGCTCCGGGAGCTCGACCCGGCGCGCGCACAGGTGCTCGGGCTGATCGTGGACTCGCTCTCGCGGTCGGCGGACTACGGCGGGAACGTCGCCGAGACCGCGCTCCAGAAGGCGGCGCCGACGCCTTAG
- a CDS encoding ABC transporter ATP-binding protein — MTGSSSPDSLAIETHGLRKQYGDVVAVDSLDLAIEDGVVYGFLGPNGSGKTTTMRMLTTLTRPTAGEAFVAGAPITDREAVIDHVGYLPESPPVFDELSARENLHYVAALHDIPRETASERIESYLDRFDLAEAADRRVEGYSKGMRQKLGLIGAIIHEPHVIFLDEPTSGLDPRAARTVKDLVAELADRDVTIFLSTHILSVVDELADEVGVLHDGDLVAEGTPAELTRRAERDESTTLESAFLELTQDHDEEGRESEEAMSP, encoded by the coding sequence ATGACTGGTAGTTCGTCCCCCGACTCCCTCGCTATCGAGACGCACGGCCTCCGCAAGCAGTACGGCGACGTCGTCGCCGTCGACAGCCTCGACCTCGCGATCGAGGACGGCGTCGTCTACGGCTTCCTCGGCCCGAACGGCTCGGGGAAAACCACGACAATGCGGATGCTCACCACGCTGACTCGGCCGACCGCGGGCGAGGCGTTCGTCGCCGGCGCGCCGATCACGGACCGCGAGGCCGTGATCGACCACGTCGGCTACCTCCCCGAGAGCCCGCCGGTGTTCGACGAACTCAGCGCCCGCGAGAACCTCCACTACGTCGCAGCGCTCCACGACATCCCCAGGGAGACGGCGAGCGAGCGCATCGAGAGCTACCTCGACCGGTTCGACCTCGCGGAGGCGGCCGACCGGCGCGTCGAGGGGTACTCGAAAGGGATGCGTCAGAAACTCGGCCTCATCGGCGCGATCATCCACGAGCCACACGTGATCTTCCTCGACGAGCCGACGTCGGGGCTCGACCCGCGGGCCGCCCGGACCGTGAAGGATCTCGTCGCCGAGCTGGCCGACCGGGACGTGACCATCTTCCTCTCGACGCATATTCTCTCGGTCGTCGACGAGCTGGCAGACGAGGTCGGGGTGCTCCACGACGGCGACCTCGTGGCCGAGGGGACGCCCGCCGAACTGACGCGTCGTGCCGAGCGCGACGAGTCCACCACCCTCGAGAGTGCGTTCCTGGAACTCACCCAGGACCACGACGAGGAAGGGCGCGAGAGCGAGGAGGCGATGTCGCCGTGA
- the phoU gene encoding phosphate signaling complex protein PhoU, with the protein MPRDDYQRQLESLREDVLYMGEVVAERLRMGLDALEQQDAELGQEVIERDAEVNELYLELEQDCIDLLALQQPVAGDLRFIASSFKIITDLERIADLATNLGGYAKEARYEVFPDVDVQRIGDETLEMLAMAMAAYEDEDPDGCFAVAERDDDLDALCEDASEIIVRDLIESEASDQEEVEDLMADVSRLLLTVRDLERVGDHAVNVAARTLYMVDNSDELIY; encoded by the coding sequence ATGCCACGAGACGACTACCAACGACAGCTCGAATCGCTCCGCGAGGACGTGCTCTACATGGGCGAGGTCGTCGCCGAGCGCCTCCGGATGGGGCTGGACGCGCTCGAACAGCAGGACGCCGAGCTCGGCCAGGAGGTGATCGAGCGCGACGCCGAGGTGAACGAGCTCTACCTCGAGCTCGAACAGGACTGCATCGACCTGCTGGCGCTCCAGCAGCCGGTCGCCGGCGACCTGCGCTTCATCGCCTCCTCGTTCAAGATCATCACCGACCTCGAACGCATCGCCGACCTCGCGACCAACCTCGGCGGCTACGCCAAGGAGGCTCGCTACGAGGTGTTCCCCGACGTCGACGTCCAGCGCATCGGCGACGAGACCCTCGAGATGCTGGCGATGGCGATGGCCGCCTACGAGGACGAGGATCCCGACGGCTGCTTCGCGGTCGCCGAGCGCGACGACGACCTCGACGCGCTGTGTGAGGACGCCTCGGAGATCATCGTCCGTGACCTGATCGAGAGCGAGGCCAGCGACCAGGAGGAGGTCGAGGACCTGATGGCCGACGTGTCGCGGCTGCTGCTCACCGTGCGGGACCTCGAACGCGTCGGCGACCACGCGGTCAACGTCGCCGCACGAACGTTGTACATGGTTGATAACTCGGACGAACTGATCTACTGA
- a CDS encoding PstS family phosphate ABC transporter substrate-binding protein — protein MTEQTDGVSRRTFLAGAAATGAVAAAGCTSNTGTETSSGLTGDIDISGSSTVFPLAVAMRGAFTGESASQYPNVTAEEQHPKVDISINSTGSGGGFTNYFCTGDTDFNNASRPITETEQEQCSSNDVEPVELKVATDAVTVVVNNNADWFGEDDCVTVDQLAEIWSAETKPTTWSDVNSEWPDEEIQLYGPTTASGTFDYFKEEIVGEDVKHRTDYQSTEKDNQIINGVANSQYAIGYMGYAYYSENTDRVTALAIDNGDGCVKPTLETASSGEYQPLSRPLFTYPARSALSEDHIAEFARFWLEHSTSRTIVADNVGYVPNTEEEKQANLDKLESAIEAASE, from the coding sequence ATGACGGAACAGACCGACGGCGTCTCCCGACGAACGTTCCTCGCCGGCGCTGCCGCGACGGGTGCGGTCGCGGCCGCCGGCTGTACGAGCAACACGGGCACCGAGACCAGCAGCGGGCTCACGGGGGATATCGACATCTCCGGGAGTTCGACGGTGTTCCCGCTCGCGGTCGCGATGCGCGGGGCGTTCACCGGTGAGAGCGCGAGCCAGTACCCGAACGTCACTGCCGAGGAGCAGCATCCGAAGGTCGACATCTCGATCAACTCCACCGGGAGCGGTGGCGGGTTCACGAACTACTTCTGTACGGGCGACACCGACTTCAACAACGCCTCCCGCCCGATCACCGAGACCGAGCAGGAGCAGTGTTCGAGCAACGACGTCGAGCCGGTCGAACTCAAGGTCGCGACCGACGCGGTCACGGTCGTCGTCAACAACAACGCCGACTGGTTCGGCGAGGACGACTGCGTCACCGTCGACCAGCTGGCCGAGATCTGGTCGGCCGAGACCAAGCCCACCACGTGGAGCGACGTGAACAGCGAGTGGCCCGACGAGGAGATTCAGCTCTACGGCCCGACGACGGCCTCCGGCACGTTCGACTACTTCAAGGAGGAGATCGTCGGCGAGGACGTCAAACACCGCACGGACTACCAGTCGACCGAGAAGGACAACCAGATCATCAACGGCGTCGCCAACAGTCAGTACGCGATCGGCTACATGGGGTACGCCTACTACTCCGAGAACACCGACCGCGTGACCGCGCTGGCGATCGACAATGGGGACGGCTGCGTGAAGCCGACGCTCGAGACCGCAAGCAGCGGCGAGTACCAGCCCCTCTCCCGTCCGCTGTTCACCTACCCCGCGCGGTCGGCGCTGAGCGAGGACCACATCGCCGAGTTCGCACGGTTCTGGCTGGAGCACAGCACGAGCCGAACGATCGTCGCCGACAACGTGGGCTACGTGCCCAACACCGAGGAGGAGAAGCAGGCGAACCTCGACAAACTCGAGTCGGCGATCGAGGCCGCCTCGGAGTGA
- a CDS encoding DUF4177 domain-containing protein encodes MASEQWEYETLRPPRGSTKKEATDPKATLNELGEEGWELADTIDYVGGGTKFLVLKRRVEE; translated from the coding sequence ATGGCGTCCGAACAGTGGGAGTACGAGACGCTGCGGCCACCGCGCGGGTCGACGAAGAAGGAAGCGACCGACCCGAAAGCCACACTCAACGAACTCGGTGAGGAGGGCTGGGAGCTCGCGGACACGATCGACTACGTCGGCGGCGGAACCAAGTTCCTCGTGCTCAAACGGCGGGTCGAGGAATGA
- a CDS encoding cell wall anchor protein, giving the protein MRSSRALAVVATAFVVAAAATGGATVALLSDSETAVAPLIASGEPPAEDRSVTGIAAADGNETSTPNGNDTATPGNDTSTSGNGTAASGNDTAPSGNDTATPGNGTATPGNDTSTPGNDTTTSGNDTATPGNDTATPGNDTATPADGNETGTPPAESDPSPPENETATSGNETTTGGNETGTGNDTTTPANDTATDGGPTAESATLAADHTATDDGEASDPAEANRRDRLT; this is encoded by the coding sequence ATGCGGAGTAGCCGCGCCCTCGCAGTCGTCGCGACGGCGTTCGTCGTCGCCGCGGCGGCGACCGGCGGCGCGACGGTCGCGCTGCTGTCGGACTCGGAGACGGCGGTCGCCCCGCTGATCGCCAGCGGGGAGCCACCCGCCGAGGACCGGAGCGTCACGGGGATCGCCGCGGCCGACGGGAACGAAACGTCGACACCGAACGGCAACGACACCGCGACGCCGGGTAACGACACGTCAACCTCCGGCAACGGCACAGCCGCATCCGGCAACGACACCGCGCCGTCTGGCAACGACACGGCCACCCCCGGGAACGGCACCGCGACGCCCGGCAACGACACGTCCACACCTGGCAACGATACGACCACATCGGGGAACGACACCGCGACGCCAGGGAACGACACGGCCACCCCTGGGAACGACACCGCGACGCCGGCCGACGGCAACGAAACCGGGACACCGCCGGCGGAGAGCGATCCGTCCCCACCCGAGAACGAGACGGCGACAAGTGGGAACGAGACGACGACGGGCGGGAACGAGACGGGGACCGGCAACGACACCACGACGCCGGCGAACGACACAGCGACCGACGGCGGACCGACCGCCGAGAGCGCGACGCTGGCCGCCGACCACACAGCCACCGACGACGGGGAGGCGAGCGATCCCGCCGAGGCGAACCGGCGCGATCGGCTGACCTGA